In Paracoccaceae bacterium Fryx2, a single genomic region encodes these proteins:
- a CDS encoding CinA family protein, which produces MTAAAVLDAARRKGLRIATAESCTGGLVSAALTDVAGSSDVFERGFVTYSNAAKVEMLGVRPETLAAVGAVSEEVAREMAAGALSHSQAGLAVSVTGIAGPGGSEFKPEGRVCFGLAQGDRVTAETVEFGALGRDAVRRAAVAHALGLVARALQVDFS; this is translated from the coding sequence GTGACCGCCGCCGCCGTGCTCGACGCTGCCCGCCGCAAGGGCCTGCGCATCGCCACGGCGGAAAGCTGCACCGGCGGGCTGGTCTCGGCGGCGCTGACCGACGTGGCGGGATCGTCGGACGTGTTCGAGCGCGGCTTCGTCACCTATTCCAACGCGGCCAAGGTCGAGATGCTGGGGGTTCGGCCGGAAACCCTGGCGGCGGTGGGCGCGGTGTCGGAGGAGGTGGCGCGCGAGATGGCCGCAGGGGCGCTCAGCCACTCGCAGGCGGGGCTGGCGGTCTCGGTGACCGGCATCGCCGGGCCGGGCGGGTCGGAATTCAAGCCCGAGGGGCGGGTGTGCTTTGGCCTCGCGCAGGGCGACCGGGTGACAGCCGAGACGGTGGAGTTCGGCGCGCTGGGCCGCGACGCGGTGCGGCGGGCGGCGGTGGCCCATGCGCTGGGGCTGGTGGCGCGGGCGCTGCAGGTGGATTTTTCGTAG
- the hpt gene encoding hypoxanthine phosphoribosyltransferase — protein MPTRPYVIDQMISAKSIAARVEALAREITAHFAGTDKLVVVGLLRGSFVFIADLVRELDLPVEVDFLEASSYGNSTESSREVRILKDLRGEIAGRDVLVVEDIVDTGFTLSHVLRLLRTREPARIEVCALLDKPTRREVDIRATWTGFVIPDEFVVGYGIDFAQRNRNLPYIGKVRFTDAG, from the coding sequence ATGCCGACGAGACCTTATGTCATAGATCAGATGATCTCGGCCAAGTCCATCGCCGCGCGGGTCGAGGCGCTGGCGCGCGAGATCACCGCCCATTTCGCGGGCACCGACAAGCTGGTGGTGGTGGGTCTGTTGCGCGGGTCGTTCGTTTTCATCGCCGATCTGGTGCGCGAGCTCGACCTGCCGGTCGAGGTCGATTTCCTCGAGGCGTCGAGTTACGGCAACAGCACGGAATCGTCGCGCGAGGTGCGGATCCTGAAGGATCTGCGGGGCGAGATTGCCGGGCGCGACGTGCTGGTGGTCGAGGATATCGTGGATACCGGCTTTACCCTGAGCCATGTGCTGCGGCTGCTGCGGACGCGCGAGCCGGCCCGGATCGAGGTCTGCGCCCTGCTCGACAAGCCGACGCGGCGCGAGGTCGACATCCGCGCCACCTGGACCGGCTTCGTGATACCCGATGAATTCGTGGTGGGCTATGGCATCGACTTTGCGCAGCGCAACCGCAACCTGCCCTATATCGGCAAGGTGCGCTTCACCGATGCGGGGTAG
- a CDS encoding phosphatidylglycerophosphatase A has translation MTVSRAVSIFFGAGLLRPAPGTWGSAVAVALGLVIHGIGSFPLLAMATLAATGWGFWAVERELADRPGADPSEVVIDEVAGQWLALLAPSFGFWMMGLDSWNFPYPGWLGAFLFFRLFDIWKPWIIGRADRRGDAAGVMLDDLWAGLFAGIATMIAAGVAHGVLM, from the coding sequence ATGACGGTCAGCCGGGCGGTCAGCATCTTTTTCGGCGCGGGGCTGCTGCGCCCGGCCCCCGGCACCTGGGGCTCGGCGGTCGCGGTGGCGCTGGGGCTGGTGATCCACGGCATCGGCAGCTTCCCGCTGCTGGCGATGGCGACGCTGGCCGCCACCGGCTGGGGCTTCTGGGCAGTGGAAAGGGAACTGGCCGACCGCCCCGGCGCCGACCCGTCGGAAGTGGTGATCGACGAGGTGGCGGGGCAATGGCTGGCGCTGCTGGCGCCGTCGTTCGGGTTCTGGATGATGGGGCTCGACTCCTGGAACTTCCCATATCCCGGCTGGCTTGGCGCCTTCCTGTTCTTCCGGCTGTTCGACATCTGGAAACCCTGGATCATCGGCCGGGCCGACCGGCGCGGCGATGCGGCGGGGGTGATGCTGGATGACCTCTGGGCCGGGCTGTTCGCCGGGATCGCCACGATGATCGCGGCCGGCGTCGCGCATGGGGTGCTGATGTGA
- a CDS encoding bifunctional 2-C-methyl-D-erythritol 4-phosphate cytidylyltransferase/2-C-methyl-D-erythritol 2,4-cyclodiphosphate synthase, with protein sequence MTTAAIIVAAGRGSRAGGAVPKQWQMLAGRPVLAHTLAAFEDMPRVLVIHPDDRDRAEALGSDALLVEGGASRAASVAAALEALAGSGVTRVLIHDGARPLVTRAVIARLIGALDAAPGAAPALAVTDALWRGAGGVVSGTQDREGLYRAQTPQAFHYDAILAAHRAHPGGAADDVEVARAAGLDVAIVEGDEDNLKLTFPGDFARAERLIQERFRMDIRLGNGFDVHAFCPGDHVWLCGVQVPHGKGLLGHSDADVGMHALTDAIYGALAEGDIGTHFPPSDPQWKGAASHIFLSHAMGRIAARGYRLGNADVTLICERPKIGPQADAMRAALAAIMGIEVGRISVKATTSERLGFTGREEGIAALATVTLVAAGPA encoded by the coding sequence ATGACAACAGCCGCGATCATCGTTGCCGCCGGGCGGGGCAGCCGCGCCGGGGGTGCCGTGCCGAAGCAATGGCAGATGCTGGCCGGGCGCCCGGTGCTGGCCCATACGCTGGCCGCCTTCGAGGACATGCCGCGCGTGCTGGTGATCCACCCCGACGACCGCGACCGCGCCGAGGCTTTGGGCAGCGACGCGCTGCTGGTCGAGGGGGGGGCCTCGCGCGCGGCCTCGGTCGCGGCCGCGCTGGAGGCGCTGGCGGGCAGCGGCGTCACGCGCGTGCTGATCCATGACGGCGCGCGGCCGCTGGTGACGCGGGCGGTGATTGCCCGGCTGATCGGCGCACTGGACGCGGCACCGGGGGCGGCGCCGGCGCTGGCGGTGACCGATGCGCTGTGGCGCGGCGCGGGCGGCGTGGTTTCGGGCACCCAGGACCGGGAAGGGCTTTACCGCGCCCAGACACCGCAGGCGTTCCACTATGACGCCATTCTTGCCGCGCACCGCGCCCATCCCGGCGGCGCGGCCGATGATGTCGAGGTGGCGCGCGCCGCGGGCCTTGACGTGGCAATCGTCGAGGGCGACGAAGACAACCTCAAGCTCACCTTCCCCGGCGATTTCGCCCGGGCCGAGCGTTTGATTCAGGAAAGGTTCCGCATGGATATCCGGCTTGGCAACGGTTTCGACGTTCATGCCTTCTGCCCGGGCGACCATGTCTGGCTCTGCGGGGTGCAGGTGCCGCATGGCAAGGGGCTCCTGGGCCACTCCGACGCCGATGTGGGAATGCACGCGCTGACCGACGCGATCTACGGCGCGCTGGCCGAAGGCGACATCGGCACCCATTTCCCGCCCTCCGACCCGCAGTGGAAGGGGGCGGCCTCGCACATCTTCCTTTCCCACGCCATGGGCCGGATCGCCGCGCGCGGCTACCGGCTGGGCAATGCCGACGTGACGCTGATCTGCGAGCGCCCGAAGATCGGGCCGCAGGCCGACGCGATGCGCGCCGCTCTGGCGGCGATCATGGGGATCGAGGTCGGGCGTATCAGCGTCAAGGCCACCACCTCGGAACGGCTGGGCTTCACCGGGCGCGAAGAGGGCATCGCGGCGCTGGCCACCGTCACGCTGGTCGCGGCGGGGCCCGCATGA
- a CDS encoding type II toxin-antitoxin system RatA family toxin: MPTHTENRVMPYTAQQMYDLVADVAAYPAFLPWTAAARIRSRMPVAGGGEVMEADLVISFKVFRERFGSRVTLWPETKRIDTEYLDGPFKYMRSTWSFHENAAPDGSPAGCKVDFFVDFEFRNAILQGIIGVVFNEAMQRVVRAFERRAADLYGPGKAPA, encoded by the coding sequence ATGCCCACCCACACGGAAAACCGCGTCATGCCCTACACGGCGCAGCAGATGTACGATCTGGTCGCCGATGTCGCCGCATACCCTGCCTTCCTGCCATGGACGGCAGCAGCCCGCATCCGCTCGCGCATGCCTGTGGCGGGCGGCGGCGAAGTGATGGAGGCGGATCTGGTGATTTCCTTCAAGGTGTTCCGCGAACGCTTCGGCAGCCGCGTCACGCTGTGGCCGGAAACGAAACGCATCGACACCGAATACCTCGACGGCCCGTTCAAATACATGCGCTCGACCTGGTCGTTCCACGAAAACGCGGCACCCGACGGCAGCCCGGCCGGCTGCAAGGTCGATTTCTTCGTCGATTTCGAATTCCGCAACGCCATCCTGCAGGGCATCATCGGCGTGGTCTTCAACGAGGCGATGCAGCGCGTGGTCCGCGCCTTCGAACGCCGCGCCGCCGACCTCTACGGCCCAGGAAAAGCCCCCGCCTGA
- a CDS encoding cytochrome c codes for MKTLSLALAALALAAAAAWVLTAPLRLPAGALDGLAGDARRGAAVFAAAGCASCHMAPGAVGDARLVLAGGQRFPSAFGTFVAPNISSDPVQGIGGWSLADLGNAVLRGVSPGGQHYYPAFPYASYSRMVPGDLADLKAYLDTLPADASPSLPHEVDFPFDIRRSLGGWKRLFLRDGWVVEGDLTETQQRGRYIVEALAHCGECHTPRNALGGMQTGNWLAGAPDPSGKGRVPDITPGGLTWSEAEIAEYLTSGFTPEYDSVGGLMAHVVENMGQLPESDRTAVAAYLKLVPSRP; via the coding sequence ATGAAGACCCTGAGCCTTGCCCTTGCGGCGCTTGCCCTTGCCGCTGCGGCCGCCTGGGTGCTGACCGCGCCGCTGCGGCTGCCTGCGGGCGCGCTGGACGGGCTGGCTGGCGATGCGCGGCGCGGAGCGGCGGTCTTTGCGGCGGCGGGCTGTGCCTCTTGCCACATGGCCCCCGGCGCGGTGGGTGACGCACGGCTGGTGCTGGCGGGCGGGCAGCGGTTTCCCTCGGCCTTCGGGACGTTCGTGGCGCCCAACATTTCCTCTGATCCGGTGCAGGGCATCGGCGGCTGGTCGCTGGCGGACCTTGGAAATGCGGTGCTGCGCGGCGTGTCGCCCGGGGGGCAGCATTACTACCCGGCCTTCCCCTATGCCTCTTACAGCCGGATGGTGCCGGGCGATCTGGCCGACCTGAAGGCGTATCTCGACACCCTGCCCGCCGATGCCAGCCCCAGCCTGCCGCACGAGGTGGACTTTCCCTTCGACATCCGCCGCAGTCTGGGGGGCTGGAAGCGGCTCTTCCTGCGCGACGGATGGGTGGTGGAGGGCGACCTGACGGAAACCCAGCAGCGCGGGCGCTACATCGTCGAGGCGCTGGCGCATTGCGGCGAATGCCACACGCCGCGCAATGCGCTGGGGGGGATGCAGACCGGGAACTGGCTGGCCGGGGCGCCCGATCCTTCGGGCAAGGGGCGGGTGCCCGACATCACGCCGGGCGGGCTGACATGGTCCGAGGCCGAGATTGCCGAATACCTGACCTCGGGCTTTACGCCCGAATATGACAGCGTCGGCGGCCTGATGGCGCATGTGGTGGAAAACATGGGGCAGCTGCCCGAAAGCGACCGGACGGCGGTGGCGGCCTACCTCAAGCTGGTTCCGTCACGCCCCTGA